A genomic window from Streptomyces broussonetiae includes:
- a CDS encoding ABC transporter yields the protein MTALLRYQADLLVRSQRWLPPVILYAAFLGIGVQSGQPVLSSLGYTAAGLLPVAAWLVRICVTGEPDAARACVAAARGPARAHLACLLTALLAAVALGVLATVVVTLISAPASDDHHIHVPALKAAAAGLPATLACALLGAAVGALTNRPVLCSTGRAVPAMLLGALLAVVLTGSPAQAAVSGLVTGSQTGRVAVPLLPPAGAALLTAAAFATAAGLSARRSP from the coding sequence ATGACCGCACTCCTGCGCTACCAGGCCGACCTGCTGGTGCGCTCCCAGCGCTGGCTGCCGCCGGTGATCCTGTACGCCGCGTTCCTGGGGATCGGTGTGCAGAGCGGCCAGCCCGTTCTCAGCTCGCTCGGCTACACGGCCGCCGGTCTGCTCCCGGTGGCCGCCTGGCTGGTGCGGATCTGTGTCACCGGTGAGCCGGACGCGGCCCGCGCCTGTGTCGCCGCCGCGCGCGGCCCCGCGCGGGCCCACCTCGCCTGTCTGCTGACCGCGCTGCTCGCGGCGGTGGCGCTCGGCGTGCTGGCGACCGTGGTGGTGACACTGATCAGCGCCCCGGCGAGCGACGACCACCACATCCACGTTCCCGCGCTGAAGGCCGCCGCGGCCGGGCTGCCCGCCACGCTCGCCTGCGCGCTGCTCGGCGCGGCCGTCGGCGCGCTCACCAACCGGCCGGTGCTGTGTTCCACCGGCCGTGCGGTGCCCGCGATGCTCCTGGGCGCCCTGCTGGCGGTGGTGCTCACCGGCTCCCCGGCGCAGGCAGCGGTCAGCGGACTGGTCACCGGTTCGCAGACCGGCCGGGTCGCGGTGCCGCTGCTGCCGCCGGCCGGGGCGGCCCTGCTCACGGCCGCCGCCTTCGCCACTGCCGCAGGCCTCAGCGCCCGTCGCTCACCCTGA